A genomic region of Arachis stenosperma cultivar V10309 chromosome 9, arast.V10309.gnm1.PFL2, whole genome shotgun sequence contains the following coding sequences:
- the LOC130949227 gene encoding uncharacterized protein LOC130949227 — MQEIFSMYFENRHRISCIELYIEFEQFEADRNIELEDYNSDSEEDFKSNYEIIGPGEDKDGADGTMNADVAEVANALANSLPFQEPSFMRSLDLEAMNAPEFPQYMNAELPVVADGEFTVGMEFSSREEIIKAMKDYTIRREEVLLGDNEV, encoded by the exons ATGCAGGAAATATTTTCAATGTATTTTGAGAATCGCCACCGAATATCGTGCATCGAGTTGTATATTGAGTTCGAGCAATTTGAAGCGGACCGAAatattgaattggaagattATAATAGTGATAGCGAGGAGGATTTTAAAAGTAACTATGAGATCATTGGTCCAGGTGAAGACAAAGATGGAGCTGACGGCACCATGAACGCAGATGTGGCGGAGGTTGCTAATGCACTAGCAAACTCGCTTCCATTTCAGGAGCCTTCTTTCATGCGGTCGTTGGACTTGGAAGCGATGAATGCACCGGAGTTTCCACAATATATGAATGCAG AGCTTCCTGTTGTGGCCGACGGTGAATTTACGGTAGGGATGGAATTCAGTTCAAGGGAGGAAATAATCAAGGCAATGAAAGATTATACCATCCGTAGAG AAGAAGTACTGTTGGGAGATAATGAGGTATAA